A part of Melittangium boletus DSM 14713 genomic DNA contains:
- a CDS encoding DNA-binding response regulator, whose product MRGALPREARLHGADESLRSLLSDVLGDMGIRLAPDVGGERPDVVLALVEREDSVPRVLRAVEESSGPAPVLVLLPFEDERLRCLAMRLGAQGCYALGTPLESLKRLLRDMSQSEAPGHWGEPGRHDEGA is encoded by the coding sequence GTGCGAGGAGCGCTCCCCCGAGAGGCGAGGCTGCACGGCGCGGATGAGTCGTTGCGCTCCCTCTTGAGCGACGTGCTGGGCGACATGGGCATCCGCCTGGCGCCGGACGTGGGGGGGGAGCGGCCGGACGTGGTGCTGGCGCTGGTGGAACGCGAGGACAGCGTGCCCCGCGTGCTCCGGGCGGTGGAAGAGAGCTCGGGCCCGGCGCCCGTGCTCGTGCTCCTTCCCTTCGAGGACGAGCGACTGCGGTGTCTGGCGATGCGCCTGGGCGCCCAGGGCTGCTACGCGCTGGGCACGCCCCTGGAATCGCTCAAGCGGCTGTTGCGCGACATGAGCCAGTCAGAAGCCCCGGGACACTGGGGTGAGCCGGGGAGGCACGATGAGGGAGCTTGA
- a CDS encoding ATP-binding protein produces MSGLLSAPRVSPQTLLAAAALLCAFFAGGAMLLASQAPALGLRLTGDEAGRGLRVLEVSPDVSVPLEPGAVLVAALTPSGRVPLDGELLRDEPDQLGSWERYNDFLARHTALAEAVARGGLTVEREDGRQVRLGSRPRGVTELPFLFWYQVVVGCAGFLLAAGVLAFRPSDGAARHFALSGFGMLVFCCCAAVYSTREFLMGGTLMFGLSMANTFGATFFTAALVALLACYPRHLGPLWPLAYGVQGLACVAAFLQWTPGVSWIHGFVLGLFSVTFVLALVQWWGTRGRPVERAALMWFLLSIYLGTCLFAGAVLLPSSLGFAPPVSQGVMFVVFLFMFAGIALGITRYRLFELDRWWFQALSWFLGGVAVILFDFVLAALLQVSQWGALGVALALSGWIYFPLRQVVWSRWRRRAGRGGGDRAGQWMLTLFSTSREETLRTQWHALLRAEFAPLELLELERPLSAVQVSQDGLELCLPAPRPGHAVLLRHPARGSRLFRREDIADAEVLSGMARRALEAQREREQGALAERGRLMRDLHDDLGAKLLSLVYMARESETEALARSALRDMRDVLAALEAASCSLAEALVDWSAEARGRAEAMGFQLIWEEEGADAERIQLSARQRTSIGRILRESITNALKHARAERLEVRVRWSEGRLSLSVEDDGTAGTGEPAAWKAGTGTKAIRQRAADLGGTVEWARGARGCRVELRLPLESPPA; encoded by the coding sequence ATGTCCGGATTGCTCTCCGCTCCGCGTGTCTCGCCGCAGACCCTGCTGGCCGCCGCGGCCCTGCTGTGCGCGTTCTTCGCGGGGGGCGCCATGCTCCTGGCCAGCCAGGCTCCCGCGCTCGGCTTGCGGCTCACCGGCGACGAGGCGGGGCGGGGCCTCCGGGTGTTGGAGGTGTCCCCGGACGTGTCCGTACCGCTCGAGCCCGGCGCGGTGCTCGTCGCGGCCCTCACTCCCTCGGGCCGCGTTCCCCTGGACGGGGAGTTGCTTCGGGATGAGCCGGATCAGCTCGGCTCCTGGGAGCGCTACAACGACTTCCTGGCGCGGCACACGGCGCTCGCGGAGGCGGTGGCGCGCGGCGGGTTGACGGTGGAGCGGGAGGATGGGCGCCAGGTACGGCTCGGGAGCCGGCCTCGGGGCGTCACCGAGCTGCCCTTCCTCTTCTGGTACCAGGTGGTGGTGGGATGCGCGGGCTTCCTGCTGGCGGCCGGCGTGCTGGCCTTCCGTCCCTCGGATGGGGCCGCGCGCCACTTCGCCCTCTCGGGCTTCGGGATGCTCGTCTTCTGCTGCTGCGCGGCGGTGTACAGCACCCGCGAGTTCCTCATGGGAGGGACGTTGATGTTCGGCCTGTCCATGGCGAACACGTTTGGCGCCACGTTCTTCACCGCCGCCCTGGTGGCGCTGCTCGCGTGCTACCCGCGCCACCTGGGTCCGCTGTGGCCCCTGGCCTATGGGGTGCAGGGCCTGGCGTGTGTCGCGGCCTTCCTCCAGTGGACGCCCGGCGTGAGCTGGATCCACGGCTTCGTGCTGGGTCTGTTCTCCGTCACCTTCGTGCTGGCGCTCGTGCAGTGGTGGGGCACGCGGGGGCGGCCCGTGGAGCGCGCGGCCCTGATGTGGTTCCTGCTGTCCATCTACCTGGGCACGTGTCTGTTCGCGGGCGCCGTCCTGTTGCCCTCCTCCCTGGGGTTCGCCCCGCCGGTGAGCCAGGGCGTGATGTTCGTGGTGTTCCTCTTCATGTTCGCGGGCATCGCCCTGGGCATCACCCGCTACCGGCTGTTCGAGCTGGATCGCTGGTGGTTCCAGGCGCTGAGCTGGTTCCTGGGGGGCGTGGCCGTCATCCTCTTCGACTTCGTGCTGGCGGCCTTGTTGCAGGTGTCCCAGTGGGGCGCGCTCGGGGTGGCGCTGGCGTTGTCCGGATGGATCTACTTCCCCCTGCGCCAAGTGGTGTGGTCTCGGTGGCGGCGGCGGGCGGGGCGGGGTGGGGGAGACCGGGCGGGGCAGTGGATGCTGACGCTCTTCTCCACCAGCCGCGAGGAGACGCTGCGCACCCAGTGGCACGCGCTCCTGCGCGCCGAGTTCGCGCCCCTGGAGTTGCTCGAGCTCGAGCGGCCCCTGAGCGCGGTGCAGGTGTCCCAGGACGGCCTGGAGTTGTGCCTTCCCGCGCCGAGGCCCGGGCACGCCGTCCTGCTGCGCCACCCCGCCCGGGGCAGCCGCCTGTTCCGGCGCGAGGACATCGCCGACGCGGAGGTGCTCTCGGGCATGGCGCGGCGGGCGCTGGAGGCCCAGCGCGAGCGCGAACAGGGGGCGCTCGCCGAGCGGGGCCGTCTCATGCGCGACCTGCACGATGACCTGGGAGCGAAGCTGTTGTCGCTCGTGTACATGGCGCGCGAGAGCGAGACGGAAGCGCTCGCGCGCTCGGCGCTCCGGGACATGCGCGACGTGCTGGCGGCGCTGGAGGCGGCGTCGTGCTCGCTGGCCGAGGCCCTGGTGGATTGGAGCGCCGAGGCCCGGGGCCGCGCCGAGGCCATGGGCTTCCAGCTCATCTGGGAAGAAGAGGGGGCGGACGCGGAGCGCATCCAGCTCAGCGCGCGTCAGCGCACGAGCATTGGCCGCATCCTGCGCGAGTCCATCACCAACGCGCTCAAGCATGCCCGGGCCGAGCGGCTGGAGGTGCGCGTGCGCTGGAGCGAGGGGCGTCTGTCGTTGTCGGTGGAGGACGACGGGACGGCGGGCACGGGTGAGCCGGCGGCGTGGAAGGCGGGCACGGGCACGAAGGCCATCCGGCAGCGGGCCGCGGATCTGGGAGGCACGGTGGAGTGGGCGCGGGGCGCGCGCGGGTGCCGGGTGGAACTGCGGCTGCCCCTGGAGTCCCCGCCGGCGTGA
- a CDS encoding carboxymuconolactone decarboxylase family protein encodes MKPRMNPHAVAPEMMKALFDLSAKVEGCGLERSLLELIKTRASQINGCAFCIHMHTRDARAHGETEERLYLLDGWRESPLYTDRERAALGWTEALTLVSQTHAPDADYAELKAHFTEVEIVKLTLAITTINAWNRIAIGFRSIHPVSSRSEAA; translated from the coding sequence ATGAAGCCGAGGATGAATCCCCATGCGGTCGCGCCGGAGATGATGAAGGCCCTGTTCGACCTGAGCGCGAAGGTCGAGGGCTGCGGGCTCGAGCGAAGCCTCCTGGAACTGATCAAGACCCGCGCCTCGCAGATCAACGGCTGCGCCTTCTGCATCCACATGCACACCCGCGACGCCCGCGCCCATGGGGAGACCGAGGAGCGACTCTATCTGTTGGATGGCTGGCGGGAGTCGCCCCTCTACACCGACCGCGAGCGGGCGGCCCTGGGCTGGACCGAGGCCCTGACGCTCGTGTCCCAGACCCATGCGCCGGACGCGGACTACGCGGAGCTGAAGGCGCATTTCACCGAAGTGGAAATCGTGAAGCTGACCCTGGCGATCACGACGATCAACGCCTGGAACCGGATCGCCATCGGCTTCCGGTCCATCCATCCGGTATCTTCGCGCAGTGAAGCCGCCTGA
- a CDS encoding response regulator: MDVGLIVEDREDARVWLQAVLIAAFPGIRVDMAASVKEALARLEGPSPAIALVDLGLPDGSGVDILHALRERHPTTLRIVTTIFDGDQHLFPALRAGAQGYVLKDQSRAHLVQMLQAISEGVPALSPSIARRLLGFFAPPATEPAHEALTPREVEVLTLLSKGLSIAGVAEVLKLSRHTVGGYVKEIYRKLGVSTRAEAALEAARRGLVPIEG, encoded by the coding sequence ATGGACGTGGGGCTGATCGTGGAGGACCGGGAGGACGCCCGGGTGTGGTTGCAGGCGGTGCTGATCGCGGCCTTTCCCGGCATCCGGGTGGACATGGCCGCGAGCGTGAAGGAGGCCCTGGCACGACTCGAGGGGCCCTCGCCCGCCATCGCCCTGGTGGATCTGGGATTGCCGGATGGCAGTGGGGTGGACATCCTGCACGCGCTGCGCGAGCGCCATCCGACCACGCTGCGCATCGTGACCACCATCTTCGATGGGGATCAGCACCTGTTCCCCGCCCTGCGCGCCGGGGCCCAGGGCTATGTGCTCAAGGACCAATCGCGCGCGCACCTGGTGCAGATGCTCCAGGCGATCTCCGAGGGCGTTCCCGCGCTCTCGCCGTCCATCGCCCGGCGGTTGCTCGGCTTCTTCGCGCCGCCCGCGACGGAGCCCGCCCACGAGGCGCTGACGCCCCGGGAAGTCGAGGTCCTGACGCTGCTGTCCAAGGGGTTGAGCATCGCGGGGGTGGCGGAGGTGCTCAAGCTCAGTCGGCACACGGTGGGCGGCTACGTGAAGGAAATCTACCGCAAGCTCGGGGTGTCCACCCGGGCCGAGGCCGCCCTGGAGGCGGCGCGCCGGGGCCTCGTGCCCATCGAGGGCTGA
- a CDS encoding SitI3 family protein — translation MSLDYDFSIATPLSPQRVLRIALLELGLMPNTDRTAEGVFKESTGPGFLVSAGPMGTPSRRMLEEALHVSPDVDLRFWLDALGDRHSAQTSMLRGILAALGQIPGDAVLTFSGEKVLLLRRGGRMYLEAETGVWTPDRLRLVQQPYEMKNFPVL, via the coding sequence ATGTCGCTGGACTATGATTTCAGTATCGCGACCCCGTTGTCGCCTCAGCGGGTTCTGCGTATCGCGCTCCTGGAACTGGGCCTGATGCCCAATACCGATCGCACGGCGGAGGGGGTCTTCAAGGAGAGCACCGGTCCTGGCTTTCTCGTCAGCGCCGGCCCGATGGGTACGCCGAGCAGGCGCATGCTCGAGGAGGCGCTGCATGTTTCTCCCGATGTCGACCTGCGTTTCTGGCTCGATGCGCTTGGGGATCGACACTCGGCCCAAACGTCGATGCTTCGAGGCATTCTCGCCGCTCTCGGTCAGATACCAGGCGACGCCGTCCTCACGTTCTCGGGAGAAAAGGTCCTGCTTCTGCGTCGAGGTGGGCGGATGTACCTGGAGGCGGAGACCGGTGTCTGGACGCCAGATCGTCTGCGACTGGTGCAACAGCCCTACGAAATGAAGAACTTCCCCGTTCTCTGA
- a CDS encoding peroxiredoxin: MLNAGDAAPDFSVIDHTGKTHTLADYRGKTVVLWFYPKADTPGCTAEGCSFRDYKAEFEKKNAAILGISFDPPEANKAFAEKFGFNFPLLSDTGRRMGLAYGACDDTQAASARRAGIIIGPDGKVKAYHAKVDARAFPAEALQQV; this comes from the coding sequence ATGCTGAACGCAGGGGATGCGGCGCCAGACTTCTCGGTCATCGACCATACGGGCAAGACCCACACGCTGGCGGACTACCGCGGCAAGACGGTGGTGCTCTGGTTCTATCCCAAGGCGGACACACCGGGATGCACGGCCGAGGGCTGTTCGTTCCGCGACTACAAGGCGGAGTTCGAGAAGAAGAACGCCGCCATCCTGGGCATCAGCTTCGATCCGCCCGAGGCGAACAAGGCCTTCGCCGAGAAGTTTGGTTTCAACTTCCCCCTGCTGAGTGACACCGGACGGCGGATGGGGCTGGCGTATGGCGCGTGCGATGACACCCAGGCGGCCTCGGCGCGGCGGGCCGGCATCATCATCGGGCCGGACGGCAAGGTGAAGGCCTACCACGCCAAGGTGGATGCCCGAGCCTTCCCCGCCGAAGCGCTCCAGCAGGTGTAG
- a CDS encoding DUF6232 family protein produces MLWVLPAVAPRPPMPPGEHVWVEAEGLRLTSERLEVAGGSWGLAELRGYGTRRESPGLVLPLGMGAGAALVVPMLLLQPDSFRVTAALVVATLLVFTAIARLVAAADTYWLVVRTAEGERPVWHCQDHQLFARVEQALGEVLEPPAPAPREPPVRRLALVR; encoded by the coding sequence GTGCTGTGGGTGCTCCCCGCCGTGGCGCCCCGGCCCCCGATGCCCCCGGGCGAGCACGTGTGGGTGGAGGCCGAGGGCCTGCGGCTCACCAGCGAGCGGTTGGAGGTGGCCGGCGGCTCGTGGGGGCTCGCGGAGTTGCGAGGCTACGGCACGCGGCGCGAGTCCCCGGGGCTCGTGCTCCCGCTGGGGATGGGGGCGGGGGCGGCGCTCGTGGTGCCGATGCTCCTGTTGCAGCCGGACTCCTTCCGGGTGACGGCCGCGCTGGTGGTGGCCACGCTGCTCGTCTTCACCGCCATCGCGCGGCTGGTGGCGGCCGCGGACACCTATTGGCTCGTGGTGCGCACCGCCGAGGGCGAGCGCCCGGTGTGGCACTGTCAGGATCATCAGCTCTTCGCGCGGGTGGAGCAGGCGCTCGGCGAGGTGCTGGAGCCGCCCGCGCCCGCTCCCCGGGAGCCGCCCGTGCGCAGGCTCGCCCTGGTGCGGTGA
- a CDS encoding sigma-70 family RNA polymerase sigma factor: MKPPDDNPAEHFDPLRPRLLRIAYRMLASVAEAEDVVQEAYLRWHQTDRATVRDAEAVLVRTVTRLCLDVLKSARVQREQYVGTWLPEPIVEPVEGDDLTLTLMLALERLSPLERAAFLLHDVFGMDFDEVARAIDRDPAACRQLASRARSHVREARPRFPVTEGQGRELASAFFTASRSGDMGALQALLAQDVVTYSDGGGKARAALNPIYGREKTLRFTAGLARRAGSTGSRLVYEGMIDGLPGFVTVEFDGALQTTALAIEEGRIVAIYITRNPDKLRAIRQVVPEDVT; this comes from the coding sequence GTGAAGCCGCCTGACGACAATCCCGCGGAACATTTCGACCCCCTCCGCCCGCGCCTGCTGCGCATCGCCTACCGGATGTTGGCGAGTGTCGCGGAAGCGGAGGATGTGGTGCAGGAAGCCTACCTGCGCTGGCACCAGACGGACCGCGCCACGGTGCGGGACGCCGAGGCCGTGCTCGTCCGCACGGTGACGCGCTTGTGTCTGGACGTCCTGAAGTCCGCGCGTGTCCAGCGCGAGCAATACGTGGGCACGTGGCTTCCCGAGCCCATTGTCGAGCCCGTGGAGGGTGATGACTTGACCCTGACCCTGATGCTGGCGCTGGAGCGCCTGTCTCCCCTGGAGCGGGCCGCGTTCCTCCTGCACGACGTGTTCGGCATGGACTTCGACGAGGTGGCCAGGGCCATCGACCGAGACCCCGCCGCCTGCCGGCAGCTCGCCAGCCGGGCGCGGAGTCATGTGCGAGAGGCTCGGCCGCGCTTCCCCGTGACGGAGGGGCAGGGCCGGGAACTCGCCTCGGCGTTCTTCACCGCTTCCCGGAGCGGAGACATGGGCGCGCTCCAGGCGCTGCTCGCCCAGGACGTCGTCACGTATTCCGACGGCGGGGGCAAGGCGCGGGCGGCGCTCAATCCCATCTATGGACGGGAGAAGACCCTGCGCTTCACCGCGGGACTGGCGAGGCGCGCGGGGTCGACCGGGTCCCGCCTCGTGTACGAGGGGATGATCGACGGGCTGCCGGGGTTCGTGACCGTCGAATTCGATGGCGCGTTGCAGACCACGGCGCTCGCCATCGAGGAGGGCCGGATCGTCGCCATCTACATCACCCGCAACCCCGACAAGCTGCGCGCGATCCGCCAGGTGGTGCCCGAAGACGTCACGTGA
- a CDS encoding NADPH-dependent FMN reductase, protein MLKVAIILGSTRPGRNGEAVARWVHGLATKRGDAEFELVDLQDFHLPLLDEPNPATQHQYTKPHTQRWSEKIASFDAYVFVTPEYNHGTSGALKNAIDYLYTEWNNKAAGFVSYGSAGGARAVEQLRLVLAELQIATVRAQVMLSLRADFENFKVFKPDPHHEKSVTTLLNQVIAWGGALKTLRQA, encoded by the coding sequence ATGCTCAAAGTGGCCATCATCCTTGGAAGCACGCGTCCGGGACGCAACGGCGAGGCCGTGGCCCGGTGGGTCCATGGGCTCGCGACGAAGCGCGGCGACGCCGAGTTCGAGCTCGTGGACCTCCAGGACTTCCACCTGCCGCTGCTCGACGAACCCAACCCCGCGACCCAGCACCAGTACACGAAGCCCCACACCCAGCGCTGGTCCGAGAAGATCGCGTCCTTCGACGCCTATGTCTTCGTGACACCCGAGTACAACCACGGCACGTCCGGCGCGCTCAAGAACGCCATCGACTACCTCTATACGGAGTGGAACAACAAGGCGGCCGGGTTCGTGAGCTACGGCAGCGCGGGCGGCGCGCGAGCGGTGGAGCAGTTGCGGCTGGTGCTGGCCGAGTTGCAGATCGCCACCGTGCGCGCCCAGGTCATGCTCTCGCTCCGCGCCGACTTCGAGAACTTCAAGGTCTTCAAGCCGGACCCTCACCACGAGAAGTCCGTCACCACCCTGCTCAACCAGGTCATCGCCTGGGGCGGAGCGCTGAAGACCCTGCGCCAGGCCTGA
- a CDS encoding PTS sugar transporter subunit IIA: MRFTEHLSEDCIVPTLWSGDRKGVLHELAGTLAASTGAPLRKVEGLLQAREHLCSTAIGEGIAIPHCRVERLRHVTACVAVHRGSGVDFGARDGLPVRLWVTLVSPAQEAGAHLRMLARIAALLRDARLRQSVLAAPSAAAIRSLFIRAEDSYLATHPLRHDLSLPAAGA, from the coding sequence ATGCGTTTCACCGAGCATCTGTCGGAAGACTGCATCGTCCCGACGTTGTGGAGCGGGGACCGGAAAGGCGTGTTGCACGAGCTGGCGGGAACGCTCGCGGCGAGCACCGGCGCTCCGCTGAGGAAGGTCGAGGGCTTGCTCCAGGCACGCGAGCACCTGTGCAGCACCGCGATTGGCGAGGGCATCGCCATTCCGCACTGCCGGGTGGAGCGGCTGCGCCACGTGACGGCCTGTGTCGCGGTGCACCGGGGGAGCGGCGTGGACTTCGGGGCCAGGGATGGGCTGCCGGTGAGGCTCTGGGTGACGCTCGTGTCACCGGCGCAGGAGGCGGGGGCTCACCTGCGCATGCTCGCGCGCATCGCGGCGCTCCTGCGTGACGCGCGGCTGCGCCAGTCCGTGCTGGCGGCCCCCTCCGCCGCCGCCATCCGCTCGCTCTTCATCCGGGCCGAGGACTCCTATCTGGCCACCCACCCGCTCCGGCACGACCTCTCCCTCCCCGCCGCGGGGGCTTAG
- a CDS encoding DUF3575 domain-containing protein, with translation MRTWMNWMACAGVALLPMQVGAEEFLEQESQEVRSTVVLAHPGLTGQLGAGVEHAVGERVTLAATVTVMANFNDLRSDALGTGFSSTQWGLGLDPGVHFFLTGRAPEGLWVGPHLEVFGDYVTSRNDTVYPEASQSVESGWRSLTYGASARLGYTVILAPGLTAQLAVGITGHRNHTLASTPSADEGYLRSWSVAPRTTLAVGWAF, from the coding sequence ATGCGGACGTGGATGAACTGGATGGCGTGTGCCGGAGTGGCGCTGTTGCCGATGCAGGTGGGGGCCGAGGAGTTCCTGGAGCAGGAGAGCCAGGAGGTCCGGAGCACGGTGGTGCTGGCGCATCCGGGATTGACGGGCCAGCTCGGCGCGGGCGTGGAGCACGCGGTGGGCGAGCGCGTGACCCTCGCGGCGACGGTGACGGTGATGGCGAACTTCAATGACTTGCGTTCGGACGCGCTCGGCACGGGGTTCTCGTCCACGCAGTGGGGACTGGGCCTGGACCCGGGCGTGCACTTCTTCCTCACGGGCCGCGCGCCCGAGGGCCTGTGGGTGGGCCCCCACCTCGAGGTCTTCGGGGACTACGTCACCTCGCGCAACGACACCGTCTACCCCGAGGCGAGCCAGAGTGTCGAAAGCGGCTGGCGCTCGCTCACCTACGGCGCCAGCGCGCGCCTGGGCTACACCGTCATCCTCGCGCCAGGCCTCACCGCGCAGCTGGCGGTGGGCATCACGGGGCACCGCAACCACACCCTGGCGTCGACCCCCTCGGCGGACGAGGGCTACCTGCGCTCCTGGTCGGTGGCTCCGCGCACGACGCTCGCCGTGGGTTGGGCTTTCTAA
- a CDS encoding HET-C-related protein: MSLPPKVLSKGSSPRLGPPRNTVVSLLRNTPSWVAVEGEALQSSLAQDELRSLAESMTSEEWVSWLRLIFGEDIPRTAYQRLRAEVLNGSLPSPRLVIVHEELNGHSAAYHGQSRSILVSRALVLRARQDNEEAWKLLVCLTEEFGHHLDHLLRTHYAAVGGDAHLDEGARLAYALIDFGYDRGQQRREFARYIQAESPVALEVEFGGMTAAVRRFVSAPEQWDDGRAGGLEYFGAGRGSERPGSFGHESIEDALQEAGFSRQARTAVYFGNWLRDHSQLVDPKLVRKKGAPVTTGLSRESITRIVEVMAREKFSNEDLSNTSSFRVDIQRLGVYRNEEHIDNPNGITDARAIDPAFRGACRTEELAVNSLRMKNFIRSGGVAGGRPPRAHRVRDGESLDSIARAHGLTWQELARYNFGTDVKDEVSRQLATKVGCRKKTFDGRSYIFTSQDSPGLIQIPGVSGSPAQEASYSAFHYMSTQLRIAVKHGRSTDGYRHFGHALHTLEDFFSHTNFVELMLIQLGAWVEPWVPTQGAKAGNAAALTLTSGQFGGLDTLASLTLGIAESMQKEQECIAGEMKSGTRIALILLEDQGYTEIRDAMGGLLERLHDLEKSYPTLATLSCETVGLALRALKALLGGIIHSVASALDDAQTAFLSDPSSTNPTHTQLAKDHDDHPLHSLAANLAAGAVLDVGKVIQRAWSGRATADEVVLTASRYVLHPALIDPKGSAGWMRDHVQVWIPGHRAAITRLGSKSWMTEWTKQSSQRLQTMMKRAHRLMKQGGR; the protein is encoded by the coding sequence GCAGTGGAAGGAGAAGCACTCCAGAGCAGCCTGGCCCAGGACGAGCTGCGCTCCCTCGCCGAGTCGATGACGTCGGAGGAGTGGGTATCGTGGCTGCGGCTCATCTTCGGTGAGGACATCCCCCGGACCGCCTACCAACGTCTGCGCGCCGAAGTGCTCAATGGCTCGCTGCCTTCGCCTCGGCTCGTCATCGTCCACGAGGAACTCAATGGGCACTCAGCCGCCTACCACGGCCAGAGCCGCTCCATCCTCGTCTCGCGCGCATTGGTTCTCCGGGCGCGACAGGACAACGAGGAAGCCTGGAAGCTGCTCGTGTGCCTCACCGAGGAATTCGGCCACCACCTGGACCACCTGCTGCGAACACACTACGCCGCTGTCGGCGGGGATGCGCACCTCGACGAAGGAGCCCGGCTGGCCTACGCGCTCATCGACTTCGGCTATGATCGGGGACAGCAACGCCGTGAGTTCGCTCGCTACATCCAGGCCGAAAGCCCCGTGGCCCTGGAAGTGGAGTTCGGGGGGATGACGGCGGCCGTGCGGCGCTTCGTTAGCGCGCCGGAGCAGTGGGACGACGGCCGCGCGGGAGGGCTGGAGTATTTCGGCGCTGGACGAGGCTCCGAACGTCCGGGCTCCTTCGGACACGAGTCCATCGAGGATGCATTGCAAGAGGCTGGTTTCAGCCGTCAGGCCCGAACCGCCGTCTATTTCGGCAACTGGCTGCGCGATCACTCACAGCTCGTCGATCCCAAGCTGGTCCGCAAGAAGGGTGCTCCGGTCACCACCGGACTGTCCCGGGAAAGCATCACGCGCATCGTGGAGGTCATGGCGCGTGAGAAGTTCAGCAACGAAGACCTCTCGAATACGTCTTCATTTCGAGTCGACATCCAACGCTTGGGCGTCTACCGCAACGAGGAGCACATCGATAATCCGAACGGCATCACGGACGCCCGAGCCATTGATCCCGCCTTCCGAGGCGCCTGTCGCACCGAGGAACTGGCCGTCAACTCCCTGCGGATGAAGAACTTCATCCGCTCCGGAGGAGTTGCTGGAGGCCGACCCCCGCGAGCCCATCGCGTGAGGGATGGAGAATCGCTGGACAGCATCGCCCGTGCACACGGGCTGACCTGGCAGGAGTTGGCGCGCTACAACTTCGGCACCGACGTCAAAGACGAGGTCTCCCGGCAGCTCGCCACGAAAGTGGGCTGCCGCAAGAAGACCTTTGATGGCCGGAGCTATATCTTCACGAGCCAAGATTCACCCGGCCTCATCCAGATTCCCGGCGTTAGCGGGAGCCCAGCCCAGGAGGCGTCCTACAGCGCATTCCACTACATGAGCACCCAATTGCGCATCGCGGTGAAGCATGGCCGATCAACAGATGGCTACCGGCACTTCGGCCATGCGCTGCACACGCTGGAGGACTTCTTCAGTCACACGAACTTCGTGGAGTTGATGCTCATCCAGCTCGGAGCGTGGGTGGAACCCTGGGTTCCCACCCAGGGCGCCAAGGCGGGAAATGCCGCCGCCCTGACCCTGACCAGCGGTCAGTTCGGTGGGTTGGACACCCTCGCGAGCCTTACCCTGGGCATCGCCGAATCGATGCAAAAAGAGCAGGAATGCATCGCGGGCGAAATGAAATCGGGAACACGGATCGCCCTGATTCTCCTGGAGGATCAAGGGTATACCGAGATTCGCGATGCCATGGGCGGGCTCCTGGAGAGACTGCACGACTTGGAGAAAAGCTACCCCACCCTCGCTACCCTCAGCTGTGAGACGGTGGGATTGGCACTGCGTGCACTCAAGGCCCTACTGGGAGGAATCATCCACTCCGTGGCCAGTGCCCTGGATGATGCACAGACGGCCTTCCTGAGCGACCCCTCGAGCACCAATCCCACCCACACACAGTTGGCCAAGGACCATGATGACCACCCCTTACACTCCCTCGCGGCCAACCTGGCGGCGGGCGCCGTGTTGGATGTGGGCAAGGTCATTCAACGGGCGTGGAGCGGCCGGGCTACCGCGGATGAAGTCGTCCTCACCGCCTCCCGCTACGTCCTGCACCCCGCGCTGATCGATCCCAAAGGGAGCGCCGGGTGGATGCGCGATCACGTCCAGGTGTGGATTCCCGGCCACCGGGCGGCCATCACTCGCCTGGGCTCGAAGAGCTGGATGACGGAGTGGACGAAACAGTCATCCCAGCGCTTGCAGACGATGATGAAACGCGCCCATCGGCTCATGAAACAGGGGGGACGATGA